A window of Streptomyces armeniacus contains these coding sequences:
- a CDS encoding CaiB/BaiF CoA transferase family protein, translating into MGINDSGIANMLPGGLSEGALRGVVVLDITRVVAGPFCSMLLADLGATVIKIENPRDPDYARDFPPKLKSAAGDEFSGFFAQFNRNKFGLTLDLSTDDGKDVLKRLTRRADVLVENFRPGTMDKLGVGYNVLRAENPRLVYTAISGYGQTGPYRRRPAYDNSAQATGGLWSMNGFPDRPPARVGTIIGDLSATLYAVIGTLAALRQTEKTGEGQLVDVSQQDSVLSLTENAVVSYTVDGKVPGPLGNEHPFVKPYELYPCKDGFVFFGGYTDKFWRLSCELFGQPELANDPEIDSMAKRFDPEVYERRVRPLLHTWFEDKSKTELEEIAGDSVPLSAVKDIGEVVEDPQIAARDMIVDVAYPEFGELRMFGSPVKLGSTPTQPRGLAPGVGQHADTVLRALADLDEGQIAALREKGVI; encoded by the coding sequence ATGGGCATCAACGACAGCGGGATTGCGAACATGCTTCCGGGCGGCCTGTCCGAGGGTGCGCTGCGCGGCGTCGTGGTCCTGGACATCACTCGCGTCGTGGCGGGCCCGTTCTGCTCGATGCTGCTGGCGGACCTCGGCGCGACCGTGATCAAGATCGAGAACCCGAGGGACCCGGACTACGCACGGGACTTCCCGCCCAAACTGAAGTCCGCCGCCGGCGACGAGTTCAGCGGGTTCTTCGCACAGTTCAACCGCAACAAGTTCGGGCTGACCCTCGACCTGTCAACCGACGACGGCAAGGACGTACTCAAGCGGCTGACCCGGCGCGCCGACGTGCTGGTCGAGAACTTCCGGCCCGGCACGATGGACAAGCTCGGTGTCGGTTACAACGTGCTGCGCGCGGAGAACCCCCGCCTGGTGTACACGGCGATCTCCGGCTACGGGCAGACCGGCCCGTACCGGCGCCGGCCCGCGTACGACAACAGCGCACAGGCCACGGGCGGGTTGTGGTCGATGAACGGGTTCCCCGACCGGCCGCCCGCGCGGGTGGGCACGATCATCGGCGACCTGTCCGCGACGCTGTACGCCGTCATCGGCACGCTGGCCGCGCTGCGGCAGACGGAGAAGACCGGGGAGGGGCAGCTGGTCGACGTGTCGCAGCAGGACTCGGTGCTCAGCCTGACCGAGAACGCCGTCGTGTCGTACACGGTGGATGGCAAGGTCCCCGGACCGCTGGGGAACGAGCACCCGTTCGTCAAGCCGTACGAGCTCTACCCGTGCAAGGACGGGTTCGTGTTCTTCGGCGGCTACACCGACAAGTTCTGGCGCCTGTCCTGCGAGCTGTTCGGGCAGCCCGAGCTCGCCAACGACCCCGAGATCGACAGCATGGCCAAACGCTTCGACCCCGAGGTCTACGAGCGGCGTGTCCGGCCGCTGCTGCACACGTGGTTCGAGGACAAGTCGAAGACCGAGTTGGAGGAAATCGCCGGCGACTCCGTGCCGTTGAGCGCGGTCAAGGACATCGGCGAGGTCGTCGAGGATCCGCAGATCGCCGCGCGCGACATGATCGTCGACGTGGCGTACCCCGAGTTCGGGGAGCTGCGGATGTTCGGCTCCCCCGTCAAGCTCGGCAGCACGCCCACCCAGCCGCGCGGTCTGGCACCCGGCGTCGGCCAGCACGCCGACACGGTCCTGCGGGCACTCGCCGACCTCGACGAGGGGCAGATCGCCGCGCTGCGGGAGAAGGGCGTCATCTGA
- a CDS encoding enoyl-CoA hydratase/isomerase family protein, whose protein sequence is MGGITLERDGAVAVIRFDRPDKLNALTLAMYDELGAAFAEFSDDDSLAIAVLTGRGDRAFCVGADLTESIPALAEGRFDISAWDAAHQKHTTLFKPVIAAVNGLCLGGGFEIMLSTDLRIAADTAEFGLPESGVGVVPAGGTLTRLTRQIPYAWAMELMLEGGRIPAAQALRYGLLNEVVAAPRLLDTALDRAHRLARKSGTALATIKEAVLRLGDLPQDQAFHSEALYGQRAFTSADAREGLGAFADRRVPDFPSRRGTKPSSD, encoded by the coding sequence ATGGGCGGCATCACCCTGGAGCGGGACGGCGCTGTCGCCGTCATCCGGTTCGACCGGCCGGACAAGCTCAACGCCCTCACCCTTGCGATGTACGACGAACTCGGCGCGGCCTTCGCCGAGTTCAGCGACGACGACTCGCTCGCCATCGCCGTCCTCACCGGCCGCGGAGACCGGGCGTTCTGCGTCGGCGCGGACCTCACCGAATCCATCCCTGCGCTGGCGGAGGGGCGCTTCGACATCTCCGCGTGGGATGCCGCGCACCAGAAGCACACCACGCTGTTCAAGCCGGTGATCGCCGCGGTGAACGGCCTCTGCCTCGGCGGCGGGTTCGAGATCATGCTGTCCACCGACCTGCGGATCGCCGCCGACACCGCGGAGTTCGGCCTGCCCGAGAGCGGCGTCGGCGTCGTGCCCGCCGGCGGCACACTCACCAGGCTCACCCGGCAGATCCCGTACGCGTGGGCGATGGAGCTGATGCTCGAGGGCGGGCGCATCCCAGCGGCGCAAGCGCTGCGCTACGGCCTCCTCAACGAGGTCGTGGCGGCGCCGCGGCTGCTCGACACCGCGCTGGACCGCGCCCACCGGCTGGCGCGCAAGAGCGGCACCGCGCTCGCGACGATCAAGGAGGCAGTCCTGCGCCTCGGCGACCTGCCGCAGGACCAGGCATTCCACAGCGAAGCCCTGTACGGACAGCGGGCCTTCACCTCGGCTGACGCCCGCGAGGGGCTCGGCGCCTTCGCGGACCGCCGCGTACCGGACTTCCCGTCCCGCCGCGGTACGAAGCCCTCGTCCGACTGA
- a CDS encoding sensor histidine kinase: MSAQALVTAQRLERQSEQLRADVAVGERTDVPLTRLMVRVQAERRMTATRWAGGSVSERELREQRAATDRAADGFRRAADGALAATGREDDHYVAELKHGLADMAAFRKRADARSGSADQTIAYYSDLVERIIRVYQNAFSHAEDPELIQESGLVVTVFTVSEMVARETTILAMAGPSKRLSSSGFVEFVNSVGSQRYQYDEWVAPYLTAEDKAAYDQVFASDGWKTKVRIEDAVISDHKNTASGVKLPREADAWRAAYDQFAPRVAALDAKQGRALLVHADAKATQLENEVVWLIVGNGAAVFALAAVIVLTTRSVLRRLRGLHQRTVAIAEYTLPDVIARLQRGQPVDDAALPAVSGDRDEVGRISDAFAQVVSVSVDGHARLAAERQGFGMFAAGIASRTGNLVSRQLTLTDELQDAFGHDEELLARLMRSDQLTVGMRRQIENLLILAGGEIPDPHTEPMRVADLLREAAAEVEDFRRIERQALDEISVVPRVISEISHLLAELLDNATRFSPPQSKVVVRAELVTDGLLVAIEDRGPRVTASTYEEMNGRLHSAPPYSVLAENAHRLGLFVVGHIAEQLGAQVTLRRSVYGGTSAVVTLPEEHLVPTEPVRVEDEAPRPAATPAPAPGPLDGGGPELLLHAKTGAADRRTPERSPEQPAKSKPPPVSSHTGDGDAKPALPERVPQAHIAEQLRAPHAAETAVERDAATPEEVADAWADYEHGTQTVEEEHRQDEP, from the coding sequence ATGAGTGCCCAAGCGCTCGTCACCGCACAGCGGCTGGAACGCCAGTCGGAGCAACTGCGCGCTGATGTGGCAGTTGGAGAGCGGACCGACGTACCCCTGACCAGGCTGATGGTCAGAGTGCAGGCTGAGCGGAGGATGACCGCCACACGGTGGGCGGGCGGCTCCGTGTCCGAAAGAGAGCTGCGCGAGCAGCGCGCGGCCACGGACCGGGCCGCAGACGGGTTCCGCCGGGCGGCGGACGGAGCTCTGGCGGCGACCGGGCGTGAGGACGACCATTACGTCGCGGAGCTGAAGCACGGCCTCGCGGATATGGCCGCGTTCCGCAAGCGCGCGGACGCCCGCAGCGGGAGCGCGGATCAGACGATCGCCTACTACTCCGACCTCGTCGAACGCATCATCCGGGTCTACCAGAACGCGTTCAGCCATGCGGAAGACCCCGAGCTCATCCAGGAGAGCGGCCTGGTCGTCACGGTGTTCACGGTGTCCGAGATGGTGGCACGTGAGACCACCATCCTCGCCATGGCCGGGCCGTCCAAACGTCTGAGCTCTTCGGGGTTCGTCGAATTCGTCAACTCCGTCGGATCCCAGCGGTACCAGTACGACGAGTGGGTCGCGCCGTATCTGACGGCCGAGGACAAAGCGGCCTACGACCAGGTCTTCGCCTCGGACGGCTGGAAGACGAAGGTCCGGATCGAAGACGCGGTCATCTCCGACCACAAGAACACCGCGTCCGGCGTCAAGCTGCCCAGGGAGGCCGACGCCTGGCGGGCCGCGTACGACCAGTTCGCGCCGCGCGTTGCCGCGCTCGACGCGAAACAGGGGCGAGCACTGCTCGTGCACGCCGACGCCAAGGCCACGCAGCTGGAGAACGAGGTCGTCTGGCTGATCGTCGGAAACGGCGCAGCCGTCTTTGCCCTCGCGGCCGTCATCGTGCTCACCACGCGCTCGGTGCTCCGCCGCCTGCGCGGTCTGCACCAACGTACGGTGGCCATTGCTGAGTACACGCTGCCGGATGTCATTGCCCGGCTCCAGCGCGGACAGCCCGTCGACGACGCTGCGCTGCCCGCTGTGAGCGGAGACCGGGACGAGGTCGGACGTATCAGCGACGCGTTCGCCCAGGTCGTCTCCGTATCCGTCGACGGGCATGCGCGTCTCGCGGCCGAGCGTCAGGGGTTCGGTATGTTCGCCGCGGGAATCGCCTCGCGCACCGGAAACCTGGTCAGCCGCCAACTGACCCTCACTGACGAACTGCAGGACGCCTTCGGGCACGACGAGGAGCTTCTCGCCCGATTGATGCGATCCGACCAGTTGACGGTGGGTATGCGGCGGCAGATCGAGAACCTGCTCATCCTGGCAGGTGGGGAGATCCCCGATCCGCACACCGAGCCCATGCGCGTCGCCGACCTGCTGCGCGAAGCCGCCGCGGAAGTAGAGGACTTCCGGCGGATCGAGCGTCAGGCCCTGGACGAGATCAGCGTGGTACCGCGGGTGATCAGCGAGATCAGCCACCTCCTGGCAGAACTCCTCGACAACGCCACGCGGTTCTCCCCGCCGCAGTCGAAGGTGGTCGTCCGTGCCGAACTGGTGACAGACGGGCTGTTGGTCGCCATCGAGGACCGCGGGCCTCGGGTGACCGCCTCAACCTACGAGGAGATGAACGGGCGTCTGCACTCGGCCCCGCCGTATTCCGTCCTGGCGGAGAACGCGCACCGGCTCGGACTCTTCGTGGTCGGCCACATCGCCGAACAGCTCGGAGCCCAAGTGACGCTGCGCCGCTCGGTATACGGAGGGACGTCGGCCGTGGTGACCCTTCCCGAGGAACACCTGGTGCCGACCGAACCGGTCCGGGTCGAAGATGAAGCGCCGCGCCCGGCGGCGACGCCCGCCCCGGCACCGGGCCCACTCGACGGAGGAGGGCCCGAGTTGCTCCTGCACGCGAAGACCGGGGCAGCCGACCGTAGGACGCCGGAGCGCTCGCCCGAGCAGCCGGCGAAGAGTAAGCCGCCGCCGGTGTCTTCCCATACAGGGGACGGTGACGCGAAGCCGGCCCTCCCCGAGCGGGTCCCGCAAGCTCACATCGCCGAGCAGCTCCGCGCGCCACACGCAGCGGAGACTGCCGTCGAACGGGACGCTGCGACACCCGAAGAAGTGGCCGACGCCTGGGCGGACTACGAACACGGGACTCAGACAGTGGAAGAAGAACACCGACAGGATGAGCCATGA
- a CDS encoding roadblock/LC7 domain-containing protein encodes MTTTTNDMIYSVLDNNLSRIAGIKGAVLLSNDGIKLSSYGLERDQAERVAAASSGIASTMKAISREVDGGRVIRQLVEMDDSYLCIVGCGEGSTLIVVTSRKARLGELGGEAVRTAQALGEWLNTPERGQAQRS; translated from the coding sequence ATGACGACGACAACGAACGACATGATCTACAGCGTCCTGGACAACAACCTGAGCAGGATCGCCGGCATCAAGGGAGCCGTACTCCTTTCCAACGACGGGATCAAGCTCAGCTCGTACGGGCTGGAACGGGACCAGGCGGAGCGCGTGGCCGCCGCGTCCTCCGGCATCGCTTCCACGATGAAGGCGATATCCAGGGAGGTCGACGGCGGCCGGGTGATCCGCCAGCTGGTTGAGATGGACGACAGCTATCTCTGCATCGTCGGGTGCGGAGAGGGCAGCACACTCATCGTGGTGACCTCCCGCAAGGCGCGGCTGGGGGAGCTGGGCGGTGAAGCCGTGCGCACCGCTCAGGCGCTCGGTGAGTGGCTGAACACGCCTGAACGCGGCCAGGCGCAGCGGTCCTAA
- a CDS encoding DUF742 domain-containing protein encodes MADEPGPREGGRRRTRLYALTDGRTTAARTALTMDTTITAVAVADGHGSLPSEWQAILAMCSPPGGLAVAEIAARTHIRLTPMTLLLGELADRGLIEHRPPLEGTETTNVHLLMKIRDNLARI; translated from the coding sequence ATGGCGGACGAGCCCGGACCGCGAGAGGGAGGCCGCCGCCGGACACGGCTGTACGCGCTGACTGATGGACGTACGACGGCTGCACGCACCGCCCTCACCATGGACACCACGATCACGGCGGTGGCCGTCGCGGACGGCCACGGCAGCCTGCCCAGCGAGTGGCAGGCCATCCTCGCGATGTGCTCGCCTCCGGGCGGCCTGGCGGTCGCCGAGATCGCGGCGCGCACGCACATCCGCCTCACCCCCATGACGCTTCTTCTCGGCGAACTCGCGGATCGGGGACTGATCGAGCACCGGCCGCCCTTGGAAGGGACCGAGACCACCAATGTCCACCTGCTCATGAAAATCAGGGACAACCTTGCCCGGATATGA
- a CDS encoding GTP-binding protein: MPGYDTPAQEADPVKILIAGGFGVGKTTLVETVSEIEPLRTEERLTSAGVGVDDLDGIESKAVTTVAMDFGRITLTDAQVVLYLFGTPGQERFWFMWDDLLNGALGAIVLVDTRRLDRSFPAVDFFENRGLPFVVAANCFHGEQPYTAEEIRAALHLRDPNTPIHLLDARSRDDARGALLSLLDMLITKAGVAATG; encoded by the coding sequence TTGCCCGGATATGACACCCCTGCCCAGGAAGCGGACCCCGTCAAGATCCTCATCGCTGGGGGATTCGGCGTCGGCAAGACGACCCTGGTCGAGACGGTCTCCGAGATCGAGCCGTTGCGCACCGAGGAGCGGCTGACGAGCGCGGGCGTCGGCGTCGACGACCTCGACGGCATCGAGTCCAAGGCGGTCACCACCGTCGCGATGGATTTCGGCCGCATCACCCTCACCGACGCACAGGTCGTGCTCTACCTGTTCGGCACACCCGGCCAGGAGCGCTTCTGGTTCATGTGGGACGACCTGCTGAACGGGGCGCTCGGGGCGATTGTCCTTGTCGACACACGACGCCTCGACCGCAGTTTCCCGGCCGTCGACTTCTTCGAGAACCGAGGGCTTCCGTTCGTGGTCGCCGCGAACTGCTTCCACGGCGAACAGCCCTACACCGCCGAGGAGATCAGAGCGGCGCTGCATCTGCGTGACCCGAACACACCCATCCATCTGCTCGATGCCCGCTCCCGTGACGACGCGCGCGGTGCGCTGCTCTCGCTTCTGGACATGCTCATCACCAAAGCCGGGGTCGCGGCGACCGGATGA